The following is a genomic window from Streptomyces lincolnensis.
CGTACCCACCCCTGTGACGACCAGGCCGGAGCGTTGCCAGTGACCGGGACGCCGGGGGTCCTCAAGACGCGACAGCACGGCGTCCGTTGCCGAGTTGAGGCGATCGACCGCGTCCGGTGGCCAGTTCCCGACAGCGAGGTGTCGGAGAAACCGCTCCCAGAACGCCCACTGCCGCCGGCGGCCGTCCTCGTGCAGCCACGGTTCATGCCCGGTGGGGTCGTCCAGGACGACGGGTGCGGGGGCGTCGGGTCCCGCCACCGGGCGCTCCACCACCAAGCCCAGCAACTCCAACGTCCGCGACAGCGCCACCCCCAACGGCGTCGCCTCCGCAGCGACCGCTTCCCCGCCGTCCGCGTCCTCGGCCACCGTCAGCAGTCGGCGCAGGCCGTCGTGGCCCGACGCGAGGTGATGGTTCAGCGTCCGGCTCAGTCGCAGGGCCTCGTGCTCGGGCAGCTCCTGTTCCAGACGGGCCCGCACCTGTGGTGACGCCCGCAGTACCACCTGGCCGCCCGGCTCCGCCTCCAACGTGAAGACCCCGGAACTCACCACCTCGGCGACATCGGCGGTCGTCGCCTCCGCGACATGCTCCGCGCGCAGCACATGCAGCATGTCCAGGCTCAGCCGGTCGAAGGGGGAGCACAGCACCGCGAGCCGCGCGGCGGCCGGGGAGGCCGTCCGCAGGAAACGTTCCGTACCGGCCTCGGACGTACCCGCCTCGACCCGCCTGGGCGCCGTCGGCTCGGGACGGCCGGGTACCTCGGGCCGTCCCGCGGCCGGGATCAGCGCCGCGGAGCAGCCGTCGGGTGCGGCGAGCATCACGGCCCGGGACCAGCGGCCGAGGGAGTGCGGGGAGAGGGAGAGCACGGGTACGGGCAGCCAGGAGTCCCGGGGCAGCAGGGGTGGCGGCCGGAAGTCGAGCCCGGCGTTGCCGGTGCCCGGGACCTGCTGGGTCACGCGTACGGTCGGCAGGTCCAGGCCCGTGCGGCGCCACAGCTTGGGCGGCAGCGGGTTGAGCAGGGCGACCGGCGTGCCGTGCGCCCAACTGCGCACCTGCTGCCAGATCTCCGGTGCCCGCCAGGCCGGAGCGGCGCAGTCCGAGACGACGACCACCAGACGTCGTCCGTCGGGCGCCCCGAGCTGACCGGCCGACGCCGACCGGCCCTCCGGGTCGGTCAGTTCGTTGCCCGAGTCCGGGTGGAAGTGGCGGACCTGGAGGGTGCGGAAGGCTCCGAGCCGGTCGAGTACGCCGGTGAAGGCGTGGACGGTCTCGCGCCACACCTGCATCGAGGGCGAGTCGTCGACGACGAGCACGAGGTCGAACCAGCGCTCGGGCGCCGGAGCGAAGACCGGGATGAGCTCGCCGCTGCGGGCATAGGCGTCGACGGTCGCGGACACGTCGAGGGCCTGGTCCCGGCCGGTCCGCCAGGACCGCTTCCAGGGACGCAACGCCCTTGTCAGTTCCAGGGTGTGCGGCAGCGCCGACGCGCGCGGGAGAGCCACCGCATGGCCGGTGACCCGCGTGCCGGAGCCGGGGAGCCGTTCGTGGAGCGTACGGGCGGGCCCGCCCTCGGCCTGCCCCGAGGGCGTCGGCGGTCGCGCCGTGCGCGGGTCGGGGTCGGTACGAGGGTCAGCTGTTCCGGCGGGTGCCGGGGGAGCGGGCGGGGTGGCATCGGGCTCGGACGCTTCGGCCGGCGCGGGGGCCGCTCTCGAAGCCAGCCAGAGGGCTTCGGCGAGGGCCGTCGCGTCCAGGTGCGGGGCCACCGCGCGGAGCATCGAGACGGCCTCGCCCAGTGCCGGGAGCGGCCGCTCCTCAGGCACGGGAGAGCTCACGCAGGATGAGTTCCCTGACGTCCTGCGCGGTGGCCTCTTCGGGGGCGTGCGCGCCGGTCAGTACGTGGACGGCGTTCAGCAGCTGGTCGACGGCGAGGCTCTCGCCCGCCCGGAGCCGCTCGACGAATTCGGCGACGAGCGCGTCCACAGGAGCGGAGTGCTCCTCCGTGACCTCCAGGTGGGCGGCCACCACCCGGCGCAGGGACTCGGTCGTCGGTGCCGGCATGGTGAAGCGGATACAGCGACGCAGGAAGGCGGCCGGGAAGTCGCGTTCGCCGTTGCTCGTCAGCACGATGAACGGGAAGTTGTCGCACTGGACCCGGCCCTTGACGATGGCGTGCCGGTCGTCGCCGCCCCATTCCCGGACCTCCACGACGTCCTCCTGGTGGCGGGCCAGCTCCGGGATCTCGAACTCGCCGCGCTCCAGCACGTCGAGGAGGTCGCTGGGCAGGTCGAGGTCGCTCTTGTCGATCTCGTCGATCAGCAGGGCACGCGGATGCGGCGTCGGCAGCAGCGCCGTGCCCAGCGGCCCCAGCCGGAGGAAGGGCCCGATGTCGTCGGCGCCGGCCGTGCCCGCCAGCCGCTGCGCGTGGATCCGGCCCAGCGCGTCGTAGCGGTACAGGGAGTCCAGCAGCGTGCTGCGGGAGGTGATGTGCCAGCGCAGCGGCTCACCGAGTTTCAGCTCGGCCGCCACCTGCTCGATCACCGTCGACTTGCCCGACCCCGGAGCGCCCGTCAGGAGCAGCGGCCGGCGCAGGGCGAGTGCGGCGTTGACCGCTTCGACCAGGCCGGGCGGCGGCTGGAACCGCTCGTGCCGGGGCCGACGGGGAAAGCTGCGCCAGGGCGGCGGGTCACCGAGGTCCACGTCCCGGGGCTTGCCGTCGCCGACGTAAAAGGGGGTCCAGGTCATACCGTGCTCTCTCCATCGGCCAAGTCGTTGTCGAACCAGTCGCAGAAGTCCAGCCATTCCTCGTCGAGCCACACCGACCGCAGCAGTGCGAGATCGCAGTGGCCGTCCGCTGCCCCGTCCCGCTCCGCGCCGTGCCGCCACGCGGTGCGGTAGGCGGCGCTGAACTCGCCCGGCAGCCGGTCCCAGTGGCGTTCCACACCGGCGCGCGAGGCCGGCGGGAGACTGCCGGGCGCGTGCGGCCACAGCACGATCGGCGCGAAGGCGAGCAGCGGCTCCAGGACCTCCTCCAGCCGGTCCGGGCGGTGGCTCAGTGCCAGGGCGCGTTCGTACCAGCCGTCCTCCAGCTTCGCGGTCAGCTCCTCCGCGCGGCCGGTCTCCTCCTCGTCGAGCCAGTCCAGCGGCGCGCCGGCGTCCGACTTCATCGCGGCCAGCCGTTCCCGGGCGAGGTCGTTGATCCACCCGAGATGGGCCTGCGGGTACAGCCGCTCGCTCCACCGCAGGACGATGTCGTACCGCACTCCCAG
Proteins encoded in this region:
- a CDS encoding AAA family ATPase produces the protein MTWTPFYVGDGKPRDVDLGDPPPWRSFPRRPRHERFQPPPGLVEAVNAALALRRPLLLTGAPGSGKSTVIEQVAAELKLGEPLRWHITSRSTLLDSLYRYDALGRIHAQRLAGTAGADDIGPFLRLGPLGTALLPTPHPRALLIDEIDKSDLDLPSDLLDVLERGEFEIPELARHQEDVVEVREWGGDDRHAIVKGRVQCDNFPFIVLTSNGERDFPAAFLRRCIRFTMPAPTTESLRRVVAAHLEVTEEHSAPVDALVAEFVERLRAGESLAVDQLLNAVHVLTGAHAPEEATAQDVRELILRELSRA